The Aggregatilinea lenta genome includes a region encoding these proteins:
- a CDS encoding sugar ABC transporter ATP-binding protein: MAEPLVIMEGIEKTFPGVHALSECKFELTPGEVHALVGENGAGKSTLMKILSGVYSKDSGRVLVRGKEVEIHNPRSAQNLGICMIHQELNLMPHLTIAQNIFIGREPRLGLPFMLDEKQINEQTRELLGRLHLKLDPRTKVSDLTVATQQMVEIAKALSFNSDVLIMDEPTAALTESEIDELFRIIGQLRAHGVGIVYISHRLEELARIADRVTVMRDGRYIDTVGIDKVTIDQIISMMVGRTIYESAPQVPEDASEDVVLEVRDLNRGRALIDINFQIKRGEIVGFAGLMGAGRTEVARAIFGADSVDSGEVYVEGKKVNIHHPRDAVRHGIGYLSEDRKRYGLTLDMDVETNVVLASLRKFLEWTGVVNRSKIHAVAAHYVDALSIKTPSLQQKVKNLSGGNQQKLVIAKWLTADTQILIFDEPTRGIDVGAKSEIYKLLNDLARQGKSIIMISSELPEILRMSHRVIVMCEGRITGELPIGEATQEKIMQFATQRGGIVHTDESTPLKVSA, from the coding sequence ATGGCCGAACCTTTAGTGATTATGGAAGGTATCGAAAAGACCTTTCCTGGCGTGCACGCACTGTCTGAGTGTAAGTTCGAGCTGACGCCCGGCGAAGTGCACGCGCTGGTCGGGGAGAACGGCGCCGGAAAATCGACGCTGATGAAGATCCTCTCCGGCGTTTACTCCAAGGACTCTGGCCGGGTCCTGGTCCGAGGCAAAGAGGTCGAGATCCACAACCCCCGGTCCGCCCAGAACCTGGGCATCTGCATGATCCATCAGGAACTCAACCTGATGCCCCACCTCACCATTGCCCAGAACATCTTCATTGGTCGCGAGCCGCGTCTGGGCCTGCCCTTTATGCTTGACGAAAAGCAGATTAACGAGCAAACGCGCGAGCTGTTGGGTCGCCTGCACCTCAAGCTCGACCCGCGCACCAAGGTGTCTGACCTGACTGTCGCCACGCAGCAGATGGTCGAAATCGCCAAGGCGCTGTCGTTCAATTCCGACGTGCTGATCATGGACGAGCCGACGGCGGCACTGACGGAATCGGAGATCGACGAGCTGTTCCGCATCATCGGGCAGCTGCGCGCGCACGGCGTGGGCATCGTCTACATCAGCCACCGCCTCGAAGAGTTGGCGCGCATCGCGGATCGTGTGACGGTCATGCGCGACGGTCGCTACATCGACACGGTGGGCATCGACAAGGTCACGATTGACCAGATCATTAGCATGATGGTCGGGCGCACGATTTACGAGTCCGCGCCGCAAGTTCCTGAAGACGCCAGCGAAGACGTGGTACTTGAGGTGCGCGACCTCAACCGGGGCCGGGCGCTGATCGACATCAACTTCCAGATCAAGCGCGGCGAAATCGTTGGCTTCGCGGGCCTGATGGGCGCGGGGCGCACGGAAGTGGCGCGCGCGATCTTCGGCGCAGACTCCGTCGACTCCGGCGAGGTATACGTTGAGGGCAAGAAGGTCAACATCCACCACCCGCGTGACGCCGTCCGGCACGGCATCGGGTACCTGTCCGAAGACCGCAAACGATATGGCCTGACGCTGGACATGGATGTGGAAACGAACGTCGTGCTGGCGTCGCTCAGAAAGTTCCTGGAGTGGACCGGCGTAGTGAATCGCTCGAAGATTCACGCGGTCGCCGCGCATTATGTGGATGCGTTGTCGATCAAGACGCCCAGCCTGCAGCAGAAAGTCAAGAATTTGTCCGGCGGCAACCAGCAGAAGCTGGTCATTGCCAAGTGGCTGACCGCCGACACGCAGATTTTGATCTTCGACGAGCCGACGCGCGGCATCGACGTGGGCGCGAAGAGTGAAATTTATAAGCTACTCAACGATTTGGCGCGGCAGGGGAAGTCCATTATCATGATTTCATCGGAGTTGCCGGAAATCCTGCGCATGAGCCACCGCGTGATCGTCATGTGTGAGGGGCGCATCACCGGCGAGCTGCCTATCGGCGAAGCAACTCAAGAAAAAATCATGCAATTTGCCACCCAGCGCGGTGGCATCGTGCATACCGATGAGTCCACCCCTTTGAAAGTTTCAGCATAG
- a CDS encoding ABC transporter permease: MDISVAPKPPVSRSLVRSDATRRLLAFGALIVLVVAFSLASENFFTFNNIKGILLATSVNGILAIGVTFVIITGGIDLSIGTVMTFSSVMAGVIITNEGLPVPLGVAVGVGTGALCGLINGIVIARMKVPPFITTLGMMYIAKGLALIISELRPIYFNSAPVFRDIAMGSLLGEVVPEFDIPNAVLVMFGAALLAGFILTSTILGRYTFSLGSNEEATRLSGVNAALWKTAVYTVCGAFAGLGGVVMAARLNSAQPALGQGYELDAIAAVVIGGTSLSGGEGTIMGTIIGAFVMSVLVNGLRIMSVPQEWQTVVTGAILVGAVYMDIIRRRGS; this comes from the coding sequence ATGGATATTTCTGTCGCACCCAAACCACCTGTTTCGCGCTCGCTCGTCCGCTCCGATGCTACGCGGCGGCTGCTGGCGTTCGGGGCGCTGATTGTGCTGGTCGTGGCGTTTTCGCTGGCGTCTGAGAACTTCTTTACATTCAACAACATCAAGGGCATCCTGCTGGCGACCTCGGTAAACGGCATCCTGGCGATCGGCGTGACGTTCGTGATTATCACCGGCGGCATCGACCTGTCCATCGGCACGGTGATGACGTTTTCGAGCGTGATGGCCGGGGTGATCATCACCAACGAGGGCCTGCCGGTCCCGCTGGGCGTCGCGGTCGGCGTCGGGACCGGCGCGCTGTGCGGCCTGATCAACGGCATCGTTATCGCGCGGATGAAGGTGCCGCCCTTCATCACCACCCTGGGCATGATGTACATTGCCAAGGGCCTGGCGCTGATCATCTCGGAGCTGCGCCCGATTTATTTCAACAGCGCGCCCGTGTTCCGTGACATTGCCATGGGGTCGCTGCTGGGAGAAGTGGTGCCGGAGTTCGACATCCCCAACGCAGTCCTGGTGATGTTCGGCGCGGCGCTGCTGGCCGGGTTCATCCTGACGAGCACGATCCTGGGCCGCTATACCTTCTCGCTGGGCAGCAACGAAGAAGCCACGCGCCTTTCGGGTGTGAATGCGGCCCTCTGGAAGACCGCCGTGTATACTGTGTGCGGCGCGTTTGCCGGATTGGGCGGCGTCGTGATGGCTGCTCGCCTGAATTCCGCGCAGCCCGCGCTGGGACAGGGCTACGAGCTGGACGCCATCGCCGCCGTGGTGATTGGTGGCACGTCCCTCAGCGGCGGTGAGGGGACCATTATGGGCACGATCATCGGCGCGTTCGTGATGAGCGTGCTGGTGAACGGCCTGCGCATCATGTCGGTTCCCCAGGAGTGGCAGACGGTTGTCACGGGCGCGATTCTGGTCGGCGCGGTCTATATGGACATCATCCGCCGCCGCGGCTCGTAG
- a CDS encoding ABC transporter substrate-binding protein has protein sequence MKSTKLFSILFALMLALTVSVGVVYPQGPDETPAATEEPEAERVPYCTEEVRAELEAQDIYIPVISKGFQHQFWQAVKQGAEMAAEDCGVTITFEGPETEAMVDKQLEMLQTALDKEPDAIAFAALDSQAAIPLLERAQEEGIPVVGFDSGVDSDIPVTTAATDNVAAAALAADMMVELIGGEGQVAVIAHDQTSRTGIDRVDGFKNRIEEEYPDVEIVDIQYGAGDQLKSTDLANAIILAHPDLKGFFGANEGSIIGVLNAVAEQGKEGELVVIGYDSGVQQMDAIRAGTEAGAITQDPIGIGYYAVEAAIMALQGEELPEIIDTGFHWYDASNIDDEAIAALLYE, from the coding sequence ATGAAATCTACGAAACTGTTTTCTATTCTGTTCGCCCTGATGCTTGCCCTGACGGTGTCCGTGGGCGTTGTGTATCCGCAAGGCCCGGATGAGACGCCCGCTGCGACGGAAGAGCCGGAAGCCGAACGTGTCCCGTACTGCACGGAAGAAGTTCGCGCCGAGCTTGAAGCGCAGGACATCTACATCCCCGTGATCTCGAAGGGCTTCCAGCACCAGTTCTGGCAGGCCGTGAAGCAGGGTGCTGAGATGGCTGCGGAAGACTGCGGCGTGACCATCACCTTCGAAGGCCCGGAGACCGAGGCCATGGTCGACAAGCAGCTGGAAATGCTGCAGACCGCCCTGGACAAGGAACCGGATGCGATTGCGTTCGCCGCCCTGGACAGCCAGGCGGCCATCCCGCTGCTGGAGCGCGCCCAGGAAGAGGGCATCCCGGTGGTTGGTTTCGACTCCGGCGTTGACAGCGACATCCCCGTGACGACCGCTGCGACGGACAACGTGGCTGCTGCCGCGCTGGCCGCTGACATGATGGTCGAACTCATCGGTGGCGAAGGCCAGGTTGCGGTGATCGCTCACGACCAGACCAGCCGCACCGGTATCGACCGCGTGGACGGCTTCAAGAACCGTATCGAAGAAGAGTATCCCGACGTCGAGATCGTGGACATCCAGTACGGTGCGGGTGACCAGCTCAAGTCGACCGACCTGGCGAACGCCATCATCCTGGCGCACCCGGATCTGAAGGGCTTCTTCGGCGCGAACGAAGGCTCGATCATCGGCGTGCTGAACGCGGTGGCCGAACAGGGTAAGGAAGGCGAACTGGTCGTGATCGGTTACGACTCCGGCGTGCAGCAGATGGACGCGATCCGCGCTGGCACAGAAGCGGGCGCGATCACCCAGGACCCGATCGGCATCGGCTACTACGCAGTTGAAGCGGCAATCATGGCGCTGCAGGGCGAGGAACTGCCCGAAATCATCGACACCGGCTTCCACTGGTACGATGCCAGCAACATCGATGACGAAGCTATCGCGGCGCTGCTCTACGAATAA
- a CDS encoding aldo/keto reductase translates to MEYRRLGSSGLIVSALGLGTMQFGEAMNVGRLDQQATNEMIKFALDRGINFIDTADVYSRGESETLIGNAIKGIRDDIVLATKARLPMSDTDFNHSGATRVNLMREIEASLRRLQTDHVDLYQLHGWDSNTPLEESLRALDDLVRQGKVRYIGLSNYMAWQAAMALGIQREQHLEKFVTAQMYYSLVGRGLEYEWMDFAQYTGMGILVWSTLAGGFLAGKYSRNQPPPDDTRFAEAGQFVPFDKELGYNVVDALHAIAARHDATPARVAIAWTMAQPAISSVLVAARRLEHLDDNIKAADLKLTDEDFRDLNAVSDPGVPYPRWMVLQLDQAEDPRPKVLEPQRFADGGPWQDLRRGPSPTV, encoded by the coding sequence ATGGAATACCGAAGGCTGGGCAGTTCAGGGCTGATCGTCAGCGCCCTGGGGCTGGGTACGATGCAGTTTGGCGAGGCCATGAACGTGGGTCGCCTCGACCAGCAAGCTACCAACGAGATGATCAAGTTCGCTCTGGACCGGGGCATCAACTTCATCGACACCGCCGACGTCTACAGCCGGGGCGAGAGCGAAACGCTGATCGGCAACGCGATCAAGGGCATCCGCGACGACATCGTGCTGGCGACCAAAGCGCGCCTGCCGATGAGCGACACCGACTTCAACCACAGCGGCGCGACGCGCGTCAACCTCATGCGCGAAATCGAGGCCAGCCTGCGCCGCCTGCAAACCGACCACGTCGACCTCTACCAGTTACACGGCTGGGACTCCAACACGCCGCTCGAAGAGTCGCTGCGCGCGCTCGACGATCTGGTCCGTCAGGGCAAGGTGCGCTACATCGGTCTGAGCAACTACATGGCGTGGCAGGCCGCGATGGCGCTCGGCATCCAACGCGAACAGCATCTCGAAAAGTTCGTCACCGCCCAGATGTATTACAGCCTGGTCGGGCGCGGGTTGGAATACGAATGGATGGACTTCGCACAGTATACGGGCATGGGCATCCTGGTGTGGAGCACGCTCGCGGGCGGCTTCCTGGCGGGCAAATACAGCCGCAACCAGCCCCCGCCGGACGATACACGCTTCGCCGAGGCGGGCCAGTTCGTACCGTTCGACAAAGAATTGGGCTACAACGTGGTGGACGCCCTGCACGCCATCGCCGCCCGCCATGACGCAACTCCGGCCCGCGTCGCCATCGCGTGGACGATGGCCCAGCCCGCCATCAGCAGCGTGCTAGTCGCCGCGCGCCGCCTGGAACACCTGGACGACAACATCAAGGCCGCCGACCTCAAGCTGACCGACGAGGACTTCCGCGACCTGAACGCCGTCTCCGACCCCGGCGTGCCTTACCCCCGCTGGATGGTGCTCCAGCTCGACCAGGCGGAAGATCCGCGCCCGAAGGTGCTTGAGCCGCAACGCTTCGCCGACGGCGGTCCGTGGCAGGACCTGCGTCGCGGCCCCAGCCCGACGGTGTAG
- a CDS encoding SRPBCC family protein translates to MSTIHVEVSAIIPARPETIYAILADYRVGHPAILPKPYFTALVLEQGGQGAGTVIQVHMSVMGARRRYHMTVSEPEPGRVLVETDAEAGVVTTFTVEPAGSGEQARVTIATDSPGGSALERWITPVVTRRIYRKELAQLAAFVRAEA, encoded by the coding sequence ATGAGTACAATTCATGTCGAGGTGTCCGCTATTATTCCGGCGCGTCCGGAGACGATTTATGCGATCCTGGCCGATTACCGCGTGGGGCATCCGGCGATCCTGCCCAAGCCCTACTTTACGGCGCTCGTGCTCGAACAGGGCGGTCAGGGTGCGGGCACGGTGATCCAGGTGCACATGAGCGTGATGGGCGCCAGGCGCCGCTATCACATGACGGTCAGCGAGCCGGAACCGGGCCGCGTGCTGGTCGAAACGGACGCCGAGGCGGGCGTCGTCACGACCTTCACCGTGGAGCCGGCGGGCAGCGGCGAGCAGGCCCGCGTGACCATCGCCACCGACAGCCCCGGCGGGTCCGCGCTGGAACGCTGGATCACGCCGGTCGTCACGCGCCGCATCTACCGGAAGGAGTTGGCGCAGCTCGCGGCCTTTGTACGCGCAGAAGCCTGA
- a CDS encoding DoxX family membrane protein, which translates to MATITASRRGTTTLEAPSLFQQLFTNRFAALLWLPIRVWLGWQWIEAAQHKISDPAWTQTGLALKGYWTGAVAIPETGRAPIAFDWYRSFLQGLLDANAYTWFAKFVVYGELLVGIALIIGAFVGIAAFFGAVMNWNYMMAGSASTNPMLFVVALALIIAWRVAGYIGVDYAVFNYRTLLDRARNLRKTPSESSAS; encoded by the coding sequence ATGGCTACCATTACCGCTTCTCGTCGCGGCACGACCACTCTCGAAGCGCCATCGCTGTTCCAGCAGTTGTTCACCAACCGTTTCGCCGCCCTGCTGTGGCTGCCCATCCGCGTGTGGCTCGGCTGGCAGTGGATTGAAGCCGCCCAGCACAAGATCAGCGACCCCGCCTGGACGCAGACTGGCCTTGCGCTGAAGGGATACTGGACTGGCGCCGTCGCCATTCCTGAAACAGGTCGCGCGCCGATCGCCTTCGACTGGTACCGTTCATTCCTCCAGGGCCTGCTCGATGCCAACGCCTACACCTGGTTCGCCAAGTTCGTCGTATACGGCGAGCTGCTGGTCGGCATCGCGCTCATCATCGGGGCGTTCGTGGGCATCGCGGCCTTCTTCGGCGCAGTGATGAACTGGAACTACATGATGGCCGGGTCCGCTAGCACCAACCCCATGCTGTTCGTCGTCGCTCTGGCGCTGATCATCGCCTGGCGCGTCGCGGGCTACATCGGCGTGGACTACGCGGTCTTCAACTACCGCACGCTGCTCGACCGGGCACGGAACCTGCGCAAGACGCCGTCCGAAAGTTCGGCCAGCTAA
- a CDS encoding response regulator: protein MATTNMNTHSQAGATRILLADDHAILRAGLKLLLDAQPDLNVVGEAANGARALALAEDLRPDLILLDLSMPGLGGLEVLRTIKEVVPDSRVLVLTMHDDESYLRQALALGAAGYVLKKAVDSELLNAIRAVMRGEVYVHSAMMEKLLNLEANEPASSPVENGSNPWDTLSRREADVLRLVALGYTNAEIADRLALSVKTVETYRARGMEKLGLSTRAQLVRDALARGLLDEE from the coding sequence ATGGCAACCACCAACATGAACACTCATAGTCAGGCCGGCGCCACGCGCATTCTGCTGGCCGACGACCACGCGATCCTGCGGGCGGGCCTCAAGCTGCTGCTCGACGCCCAGCCCGATCTGAACGTGGTGGGCGAAGCCGCGAACGGCGCACGCGCCCTGGCCCTGGCGGAGGATCTGCGGCCCGACCTGATCCTGCTCGATCTGTCGATGCCGGGCCTGGGCGGGCTGGAAGTACTGCGCACGATCAAGGAAGTCGTACCGGACAGCCGCGTGCTGGTGCTGACCATGCACGACGACGAGAGCTATCTGCGGCAGGCGTTGGCGCTGGGCGCTGCCGGATACGTGCTCAAAAAGGCGGTGGACAGCGAGCTGCTCAACGCCATCCGCGCCGTGATGCGCGGCGAAGTCTACGTGCACTCCGCGATGATGGAAAAGCTGCTCAATTTGGAAGCCAACGAACCGGCCAGCAGCCCGGTAGAGAACGGCAGCAACCCGTGGGACACGCTCTCCAGGCGCGAGGCGGACGTGCTGCGGCTGGTGGCGCTCGGCTACACCAACGCCGAAATCGCCGACCGGCTGGCGCTGAGCGTGAAAACAGTTGAGACGTACCGGGCGCGTGGCATGGAAAAGCTCGGCCTCAGCACGCGCGCGCAGCTCGTGCGCGACGCCCTGGCACGCGGCCTGTTGGACGAGGAATAA
- a CDS encoding HAMP domain-containing sensor histidine kinase, with product MRQNASRPIDNLLQSTTFQRFWAIVGAVSVRTKVLGIVLGTVILLSAFVTIQVRHSMTGILHDELETQAISITSHVASSAENLINAGQTADLGFLVNETQEHYSDERHNTDIAYLFVTAADRTLLGSTGSVPASALNATPPAPGAHHASVWRDVGDAHVLDVAESFPLADGSTVTVRVGLSDEKMQAAVTTVTRQLIITSLVMSLAGILAAVFLTWIITRPISNLVEATQAVASGDLSQRVTPWADDEIGRLSVAFNTMSAALVQAEQERAERDELRAQYVSRVIAAQEEERRRIARELHDSTSQSLTSLLVGLHALEQSGGHDLHHHTEDLRQVVSGVLEEVHGLAWQLRPNVLDDLGLAAALKRVVSDFRDRYRLTIDLTIHGIDGQRIAPEVETTIYRIVQEALTNVARHAQAQTVSVIIDRRDTKALVIVEDDGIGMSADVMAQGSREHLGLYGIRERAELLGGTLKIESEPGHGTSLFIEIPAFSPTQEPSEHGNHQHEHS from the coding sequence GTGAGACAGAACGCCTCGCGGCCCATCGACAACCTGCTGCAATCGACCACCTTCCAACGATTCTGGGCGATTGTCGGCGCGGTCAGCGTGCGCACCAAAGTGCTCGGCATCGTGCTGGGCACGGTGATCCTGCTCAGCGCGTTCGTGACGATCCAGGTGCGCCACTCGATGACCGGCATCCTGCACGACGAGCTTGAAACGCAGGCCATCTCGATCACCTCCCACGTAGCGAGCAGCGCGGAAAACCTGATCAACGCGGGGCAAACCGCCGACCTCGGCTTCCTGGTCAACGAAACACAGGAACATTACTCCGACGAGCGCCACAACACAGACATCGCCTACCTGTTCGTCACGGCTGCGGATAGGACGCTGCTGGGCAGCACCGGCAGCGTGCCCGCCAGCGCGCTGAACGCGACCCCACCCGCCCCAGGCGCTCACCACGCGTCCGTCTGGCGCGACGTGGGCGACGCGCACGTGCTGGACGTGGCGGAGAGCTTCCCACTCGCGGACGGCTCCACGGTGACCGTGCGCGTCGGCCTATCGGACGAGAAGATGCAGGCGGCGGTGACGACTGTCACGCGCCAGCTCATCATCACCAGCCTCGTCATGTCGCTGGCGGGCATCCTGGCGGCAGTGTTCCTGACCTGGATCATCACCCGCCCGATCAGCAATCTGGTCGAGGCGACACAGGCCGTCGCCAGCGGTGACCTGAGCCAGCGCGTCACGCCCTGGGCGGACGACGAGATCGGGCGCCTGTCGGTCGCCTTCAACACCATGTCCGCCGCGCTGGTCCAGGCCGAACAAGAACGCGCCGAGCGGGATGAGCTGCGCGCGCAGTACGTCAGCCGCGTAATCGCCGCGCAGGAAGAGGAGCGGCGGCGCATCGCGCGCGAGCTGCACGACAGCACCAGCCAGTCGCTGACCTCGCTGCTGGTCGGCCTGCACGCCCTGGAACAGTCTGGTGGCCACGATCTGCATCACCACACCGAGGATCTGCGCCAGGTCGTCAGCGGCGTCCTGGAAGAGGTGCATGGTCTGGCGTGGCAGCTCCGCCCCAACGTGCTGGATGACCTGGGACTGGCGGCGGCACTCAAGCGCGTCGTGAGCGATTTCCGCGACCGCTACCGCCTGACAATCGACCTCACCATTCACGGCATCGACGGCCAGCGCATCGCGCCCGAAGTCGAAACGACCATCTACCGCATCGTGCAGGAAGCGCTGACCAACGTCGCGCGCCATGCCCAGGCCCAGACGGTCAGCGTTATCATCGACCGGCGTGACACGAAGGCGCTGGTCATCGTCGAGGACGACGGCATCGGCATGTCCGCCGACGTTATGGCGCAGGGCAGCCGCGAGCACCTGGGCCTGTACGGCATCCGCGAGCGGGCCGAGCTGCTGGGGGGCACGCTGAAGATCGAGTCCGAGCCGGGGCACGGCACGAGCCTATTTATCGAGATCCCGGCCTTTTCTCCCACGCAAGAACCATCCGAGCATGGCAACCACCAACATGAACACTCATAG
- a CDS encoding extracellular solute-binding protein gives MAKKGFSRRTFIKGTSLAIAGAVGGGKIAQQGIFAPNVVHAQDEVVLAIQEFAHDAIKAILPEFESATGLTVKLEGGPVSGNDMLTKYSTAFAAGNSPVDVISDADESSPTFIRAGWIMPLDDIIPQETWDDFPESMQGQIETFLSYDGQRYRVPHEFAVGYFFTRKDWLDEKNVSSPTTWDEMVEIGKEFTDSSTGVWGTTDGLVKPGLLYVFCAYLAAQSGGSVFDFDEGTADAFQFLYDMIHTHKIFPETALNQDYTAQNELYMGDKVAFMRQWPFFQSVAEANTEWFDASKMAIELPPAGAAGSKSWWGGWGFSLPASAPNPDGAQELIKFLTSPENAPKLAEGQSWFVMPRTSILDYFADKPNVIVEAMGRYSEANALAARPFHPRVAEAQTAVEDMASLFLTDQAGLADVMKQGQQLIADLEA, from the coding sequence ATGGCTAAGAAGGGTTTTTCTCGCCGTACGTTTATTAAAGGGACCAGCCTGGCTATCGCCGGAGCCGTCGGCGGCGGCAAGATCGCGCAGCAGGGCATCTTCGCGCCGAACGTCGTACATGCGCAGGACGAGGTCGTGCTCGCCATTCAGGAATTCGCACACGACGCGATCAAGGCCATCCTGCCGGAGTTCGAATCGGCCACCGGCCTGACAGTCAAGCTCGAAGGTGGTCCGGTCAGCGGCAACGACATGCTGACCAAGTACAGCACCGCGTTCGCGGCGGGCAACAGTCCCGTAGACGTCATCAGCGACGCGGACGAAAGCTCCCCCACGTTCATCCGCGCCGGGTGGATCATGCCGCTGGACGACATCATCCCGCAGGAAACCTGGGACGACTTCCCGGAGAGCATGCAGGGCCAGATCGAGACGTTCCTGAGCTACGACGGCCAGCGCTACCGAGTCCCGCACGAGTTCGCCGTGGGCTACTTCTTCACCCGCAAGGACTGGCTGGACGAAAAGAACGTCAGCAGCCCGACGACCTGGGATGAGATGGTCGAGATCGGCAAGGAATTCACCGACTCCTCGACCGGCGTTTGGGGCACGACCGACGGCCTGGTGAAACCCGGCCTGCTCTACGTCTTCTGTGCGTACCTCGCGGCGCAGTCGGGCGGCAGCGTCTTCGACTTCGACGAGGGCACCGCCGACGCCTTCCAGTTCCTCTACGACATGATCCACACGCATAAGATCTTCCCGGAGACGGCGCTCAACCAGGACTACACGGCCCAGAACGAGCTGTACATGGGCGACAAGGTCGCCTTCATGCGCCAGTGGCCGTTCTTCCAGAGCGTCGCCGAAGCCAACACCGAGTGGTTCGACGCATCCAAGATGGCGATCGAGCTGCCCCCGGCGGGCGCAGCGGGCAGCAAGAGCTGGTGGGGCGGCTGGGGCTTCTCACTCCCGGCGTCCGCGCCCAACCCCGACGGCGCGCAGGAACTGATCAAGTTCCTGACCTCGCCCGAAAACGCGCCCAAGCTGGCCGAGGGTCAGTCGTGGTTTGTCATGCCGCGCACCTCGATCCTGGACTACTTCGCGGACAAGCCCAACGTCATCGTCGAGGCGATGGGCCGCTACAGCGAAGCCAACGCTCTGGCCGCCCGCCCGTTCCACCCGCGCGTCGCCGAGGCGCAGACCGCCGTCGAGGACATGGCGTCGCTGTTCCTCACCGACCAGGCCGGTCTCGCGGACGTGATGAAGCAGGGCCAGCAGCTCATCGCGGACCTGGAAGCGTAG
- a CDS encoding uroporphyrinogen decarboxylase family protein, with amino-acid sequence MAEMTSRQRMLTALTGGVPDRLPATTHHVMLYFLDKYLDGITYPEFYDRYGLDALLWTVPYKADASKGEYFDPNQTFIHPLDHTHRVVSDNWRIEPEPIPGQEYRTTRYHFVTPKGTLSMVLQGNEYTDWVVEPLVKEKNDIDLIAEFVTHPTCDVEAVNRRAESFGERGLVRGHICYFDIYGQPGCWQDAVELIGTERIIYETYDDPEWIHALIGILQERKKTFIRSLKGAHYDLLELGGGAASSTVISPKLFDEFVAPYDKELIELAHSVGQRIVYHTCGGMMPILERIADMGPDAMETFTPPNMGGDMRLAEAKQRIGDRVCMIGGFDQGHYFQGCTPEETRAEVRRCFEQAGPHGGYILSPSDHFFDADPDLIAAFADEARRCLYAS; translated from the coding sequence ATGGCCGAGATGACGTCACGCCAACGCATGCTGACCGCCCTCACAGGCGGCGTGCCGGATCGCCTTCCGGCGACGACGCATCACGTCATGTTGTACTTCCTCGACAAGTATCTGGACGGCATCACATACCCGGAGTTTTACGACCGCTACGGGTTGGACGCGCTGCTGTGGACCGTGCCCTACAAAGCCGACGCCAGCAAGGGCGAGTACTTCGACCCTAACCAGACGTTCATTCACCCGCTGGACCACACGCACCGCGTCGTGTCGGACAACTGGCGCATCGAGCCGGAGCCAATCCCCGGCCAGGAATACCGTACCACGCGCTACCACTTCGTCACGCCCAAGGGCACGCTGTCGATGGTGCTGCAAGGCAACGAGTACACCGATTGGGTGGTCGAGCCGCTGGTCAAAGAGAAGAACGATATCGACCTGATCGCGGAGTTCGTCACGCACCCGACCTGCGACGTGGAAGCGGTCAACCGCCGCGCGGAGTCATTTGGCGAGCGCGGGCTGGTGCGCGGCCACATCTGCTACTTCGACATCTACGGGCAGCCGGGCTGCTGGCAGGATGCGGTGGAACTGATCGGCACGGAGCGCATCATCTACGAGACGTACGACGATCCGGAATGGATTCACGCGCTGATCGGCATCCTTCAGGAGCGCAAAAAGACGTTCATCCGCTCACTGAAAGGCGCGCATTACGACCTGCTGGAACTGGGCGGCGGTGCGGCGTCCTCGACCGTGATCTCGCCCAAGCTGTTTGACGAGTTCGTCGCGCCGTACGACAAGGAGCTGATCGAACTGGCTCACAGCGTCGGGCAGCGCATCGTCTACCATACCTGCGGCGGCATGATGCCCATTCTGGAGCGCATCGCGGACATGGGTCCCGACGCGATGGAGACGTTCACCCCGCCCAACATGGGCGGCGATATGCGGCTGGCCGAGGCCAAGCAGCGCATCGGGGACCGCGTGTGCATGATCGGCGGGTTCGACCAGGGGCATTACTTCCAGGGCTGTACGCCCGAAGAAACCCGCGCCGAGGTCCGCCGCTGCTTCGAGCAGGCCGGGCCGCATGGCGGCTACATTCTCAGCCCGTCCGATCATTTCTTCGACGCCGACCCGGACCTGATCGCCGCCTTTGCCGACGAGGCACGGCGCTGCCTGTACGCTTCATAA